The following coding sequences lie in one Globicephala melas chromosome 15, mGloMel1.2, whole genome shotgun sequence genomic window:
- the CYP24A1 gene encoding 1,25-dihydroxyvitamin D(3) 24-hydroxylase, mitochondrial encodes MSSPIGKSRSLAAFLQELRSLGQPPRPVTSTACAPRRPREVPLCPMMEQGEAQDAAALPGPTKWPLLGSLLEILWKGGLKKQHDTLAEYHEKYGKIFRMKLGSFDSVHLGSPCLLEALYRTESAYPQRLEIKPWKAYRDYREEGYGLLILEGEDWQRVRSAFQKKLMKPVEIMKLDNKINEVLADFTGRISELCDEQGCIEDLYSELNKWSFESICLVLYEKRFGLLQKNAGDEALHFIMAIKTMMSTFGRMMVTPVELHKSLNTKVWQAHTLAWDTIFKSGNVATCTQQPCLRSCCQKTANSLMWILFNLSRNPHVQQKLLKEIQSVLPENQMPRAEDLRNMPYLKACLKESMRLTPSVPFTTRTLDKAMVLGEYALPKGTVLMLNTHVLGSNEENFEDSSQFRPERWLQDKKKINPFAHLPFGIGKRMCIGRRLAELQLHLALCWIVRKYAIVATDKEPVEMLHLGILVPSRQLPVAFHQR; translated from the exons ATGAGCTCCCCCATCGGCAAGAGCCGCTCCCTTGCCGCCTTCCTACAGGAGCTGCGCAGCCTGGGGCAGCCCCCCAGACCCGTGACATCTACGGCGTGCGCGCCCCGTCGGCCGCGGGAGGTGCCCCTCTGCCCCATGATGGAACAGGGCGAGGCGCAAGACGCGGCCGCCCTGCCCGGTCCCACCAAGTGGCCACTGCTGGGCAGTCTGCTGGAGATTCTCTGGAAAGGAGGGCTCAAGAAACAGCACGACACGCTG GCGGAGTACCACGAGAAATATGGCAAGATTTTCCGCATGAAGTTGGGTTCCTTCGACTCGGTGCACTTGGGCTCGCCGTGTCTGCTGGAAGCGCTCTACCGCACGGAGAGCGCGTACCCCCAGCGTCTGGAGATCAAACCGTGGAAGGCCTATCGCGACTATCGCGAGGAGGGCTACGGACTGCTGATCTT GGAAGGAGAAGACTGGCAGAGGGTCAGGAGTGCCTTTCAAAAGAAACTAATGAAACCAGTGGAAATTATGAAGCTGGACAACAAAATCAATGAG GTCTTGGCTGATTTTACAGGTAGAATAAGTGAGCTCTGTGATGAGCAAGGCTGCATTGAAGACTTGTACAGCGAGCTGAACAAATGgtcatttgaaa gCATCTGCCTTGTGCTATATGAGAAGAGATTTGGGCTCCTTCAGAAGAATGCAGGCGATGAAGCTTTGCACTTCATCATGGCCATCAAAACA ATGATGAGCACATTTGGGAGAATGATGGTCACGCCGGTCGAGCTGCACAAGAGCCTCAACACCAAGGTCTGGCAGGCGCACACTCTGGCCTGGGACACCATTTTCAAATCGGGTAACGTGGCCACATGTACCCAGCAACCCTGTCTCCGGAGCTGCTGCCAGAAG ACAGCAAACAGCTTAATGTGGATCCTCTTCAATTTATCTCGTAATCCCCACGTGCAACAAAAGCTTCTTAAGGAAATTCAGAGTGTACTGCCTGAGAATCAGATGCCACGGGCAGAGGATTTGAGGAATATGCCATATTTAAAAGCCTGTCTGAAAGAATCTATGCG GCTTACCCCGAGTGTGCCATTTACAACTCGAACTCTTGACAAAGCAATGGTTCTGGGGGAATATGCTTTACCGAAAGGA ACAGTATTGATGCTAAATACCCATGTGTTGGGGTCCAATGAAGAAAATTTTGAAGATTCAAGTCAGTTTAGACCCGAACGATGGCttcaagacaagaaaaagatCAACCCTTTTGCCCATCTTCCATTTGGCATtgggaaaagaatgtgcattGGTCGCCGATTAGCCGAGCTCCAGCTGCATTTGGCTCTCTGCTGG ATCGTCCGCAAATATGCCATCGTGGCCACAGACAAGGAGCCTGTGGAGATGCTGCACTTGGGCATCCTGGTACCCAGCCGACAGCTCCCCGTTGCTTTCCACCAGAGATAG